TCCCTAATTCACAGAAACAAAGCGATTTCGGTAATGAAAGGGAAATCATGTACAAAATTCTCTTTGATATGCGTAACGATATTAATGATTTAAAATCCTTAACTTCGGAATTGATAAAAAACCGTGGCAATACGGACCTGAGCAACCATGAAAAAAACTTGATTAACAGGATTTATACGCCTGAGCCACAGCAGAATGCAGCGCCGAATTCTTTGCTGTATTTTGAGAATAACAACAGTAATGACCATCCCGTTGTGCAGACTCCTACCATTATGTCCGGCCCTGAAGAGAGTTATGAGGATATTGAAGATATTGAAATTGAAGAAAACAAACCGGAATCATTGTCACTTCAGAATAATGAGAAAGACCTGATTATCAAAGCACTGGAAAAGCATAAGGGACGCAGGAACAAAGCGGCAGACGAACTGGGAATCTCACAGCGGACCCTGTACCGGAAAATAAAACAATATAATCTTGAAGAATAAAATTAAATAATATGATGAAATTAAATGCAAAACCCGTTAATTTTAAAATGGGCGAATACATCAGCAGCGGATATACTTTTTTAAAGAGCAACTTCGGAGACGTCTTTGTTGCTTTCCTGCTTTGTTTTGTAATGTCAATCATTCCGTTTTGCGGCCTGCTGGCCATAGGGAATTTTTACAGATACTGCAGAGGGCTTAGAAAAGGCGAAAAAGTAAGTTCCGGGGATATCTTTAATTTTGACAATTTTATGCCGTATTTCATCATGCAGTTAATTTTGATCGGCGGATTGTTGCTGATTTATATCCCGATGATTATTTTCATACCGCTTATGGCTGACGGAGATAATTTTTCTGCCGGGTTCGGAATATTGTATATGATTTACCTGTTGTTCGTCTATGTTGCGATCTTTGTGGTTCTTATCAAGGCATTCTATATGACGGCATTAATTTCATTGGGAGGCATTACAGATGTTAAAACAGCCTGGAACATGTCTGTAACGATGGGGAAAGGAAACGGACTGAATATGTTCCTTTTTATCCTTGTTATTGCCATTTTAGGATATTTAGGCATTCTGGCATGCGGTATCGGACTTTTACTGACCATACCGTTTGTATACACTGCTCAGTATTTTGCCCTGGAAGACGGGATGCAGCAGATTGAATATGACGAAATAAAAGAAATCGGATCTGAAAATGAATTTTAAAAATAAAAACATAACATTTAAAATGTCCGGGTTTGCCTGGATGCTGCTTTTGTGCCTGGGAATCCTCAATTCCTGTTACAGTTTTACCGGTTCGTCACTTACCGATGAAAAAACCATACAGATCAACGAGTTCCCGAACAATGCTCCTCTGGTAAATCCTACTCTGTCACAGCAGTTCTCTACCGATATACAGAACCGGTTTTTACAGCGGACTACATTAAAAGGGACCAAAGAAAACCCGGATATTCTCGTAGAAGGTGAGATTACGGATTATTCCATTACACCTACCACCATCAGTTCCACGACCACCACGAACCAGAGTACCGGAGGCGTGGTTCAGGAATCCCAGAACAAACTGACCATCACCGTGAAAGTGCATTATGAAAATAAGCTTCACCCGGATGTAAGTTTTGACAGAAGCTATTCTGATGAAGCGGTATTCAACAGCAGTTTGTCACAGTCTGAAATCGAAGGCTCTCAGGTGAAAATAGCAACGGACAGAATTATAAACAAGATATTTAACGACATTGTAGCGAACTGGTAAGATGAATCACAGAGTCTTGGAATTATTAAAATCCCCGAAAAACATTCAGTCAGAAGACCTAAGCCTTTTGGAAGAGGAGATTGATTCTTTTCCCTATATCCAGAATATCAGGGCTTTATACCTGTATGGGGTACACCGGTATGATAAGGAAAACTATCAGAAAGTGCTTTCAACAACAGCTGCCTATACCACAGACAAGAAAATTCTGTATCAGCTGATCAACGGTAAAATTCAGCAGCGGCCCAAACCTGAAGTGGTATCTGAAGCCATCACGGAAAAGCCGGCTCCTGAAGAAAAGGTTTTAAAGCCTTTACAGCAGAGGAAAATTTCAGGTTTTCCCCTTAAAAGGGAAGATGCGCCGGTTAACGAAAACATCCCTGAAAATATTGAACCTGCAGAAGATATTGTTGAAGTTAAAGAACAGCAGCGTATACTTCCTGAGCCCAGGCCTGAAATTAAGCATGTATATGTTAACGGCGAAAAAAACAGGATTTTATTTGAAGGCGAAGAAAATTTCATGGAAGATGAGGATATAGAAACCATTGACCTTGAATCAACCCTGGAATCCGGTTCCATTGTTACCCAGAAGCCCAGAAAAGCGGAAATACCTGTTGCTGTTGAAGGTGAAGGTGAAAGTGAAAGTCAGACGGAAGAAAAAGACAGGCAAATTAAGGATCCAGGATATGGAAATCCCGAAGAATTTACCTCTGAAACAATCATTGAAGAAGAAAAAATCACTGCTGAGCCTGAAGAAGAAGTAATTCCTGACGAACCGAAATTAAATTTTCATGAAACGGAAGCTCTTGTTCCTGAAGTTCAGGTTCAGGACAACGAATCAAGAGAAACTCAGGAGCCTGATTCTGTTGAAGAACATGCCGAAAGCAGTACGGATATAAATAAGCAGGCGGAAGAGTTCACCCCTGAAACAATCATTGAAGAAGAAAAAATCACTGCTGAGCCGGAAAAAGAAGAAGTAATTTTTGATGAATCAGAATTGAGTTTCCATGAAACGGAAGCTTTTATTCCTGAAGTTGAGGTTCAGGACAACGAATCAAGAGAAACTCAGGAGCCTGATTCTGTTGAAGAACATGCCGAAAGCAGTACGGATATAAATAAGCCGGCAGAAGAGTTCACCCCTGAAACAATCATTGAAGAAGAAAAAATCACTGCTGAGCCGGAAAAAGAAGAAGTAATTCTCAATGAATCAGAATTGAGTTTCCATGAAACGGAAGCTTTTATTCCTGAAGTTGAGGTTCAGAACAATGAACCGAAAGATATTCAGGAAACTGGCACAGCTGACAATCAGGATTATGTTGAAGACCCGGATACGGCCCAACAGACTGGTTTTACTTCGGAAAAGGTTATAGATGAAGATGAAATTTCCTCAGAAAAAGAAAAAGAAGCCGTTCAGGATGATGCTGAACTGAGCTTTCACGGAACGGAATCTTTCATGCCGGAAGTAAAAATCCAGGCGAACAATACGGAGGAAAACAGTACTGCTGAAATCATCCAGCCGAATACCAATAAGCATGAAGATGAGATGCGCCGCCTGATTGAAAAGGTTGAGAAAAGGATGAAAGAAAAGGTTGCTTCTGATGCTGTTAAGAAGGAAGAGAAAGAAAAAGAGCCTGAAAACCTTGGCAGCGACATCAGTTTTGCAGAGACCCAGAGTTTTGAAATGCAGCCGTCTGAGCCGGAACGTAGGGAAGAAAATAAGGAGGATATTGTTTCAGCAGATGAAACTCAGCCCGCAGTAGCCGAAGAAGTAAAAGAAGTAGATCAAGAGAAGGAAATAATAGCAACAGAAGAATCCGCAGAAATAAAATCCGCATGGAAGCCTATGTCGTTTGAATCCAATCTTCCTGATTCTTTACTCAGCAAATCTGCAGAAACTCCCCGGCCAAAACCTGAAACAGCTGCTGAAGAAACTAAGACAGAAGAGGAAAAACCGGTTCAGGAAGAAGTTTTACCTGCAGCCGATGAGCCTGTAAAGGAAACGCTAGAAGATACCACAACAGATGAGCAGATCAATGATGGGAAAGTAAAAACAGAAACGGAAAATAAAGAAGAAGCTCCGGTAATGAATGTTTCGTTCTTTGGTTCAGGATGGAGTATTGCACAGCCTGAAAAAAACCAAAAAGAAACTGAAGAGCAGAGTAGTTATAAAGTGCAGGAAGAAAAGGCAGAAGGGGCTCCTGTAAATGTAACTGTGCCTAATCCTGCCGACAGCAACGTCCCGGGATTTATCAATACATGGCAGAGCTGGCTGAAAATTGACAGGGCTGAAGAGGTTGAAAAAGAAAAAGTGGAGGTCAAGACCAAAGTAATTGAGGCTTTCATTGAGAACAATCCTAGAATCAGTCAGTTGAAAGATGAGGTGAATTTTGTGGTGAAAGAGAAAGGAGATGATATTTCACATTTAATGACGGAAACCCTGGCCAAACTCTATGTAGAACAGAAATTATATACGAAAGCCATTAAGGCATTTGAAATCCTGATCGGGAAGATACCTGAAAAAGAAGACTATTTCAGAGATAAAATACAGGAAATCAAAGATTTCAGGAACAAATAGTTATAAATTAGATTCAGTGATAATGATTTTGTTCAATCAAATAAGGAATTTTATTCTTTAGATTTATTTCAAGTGAAAAATATAAAGCGGCGGGAGAAAGTTTTCCCGCCGCTTTATGTTTAAAGATGATTAATAACATTTTTACGTTTCCTAAGCTTCCGCCATGCTTTTCTTCCGAAAAAGATAACGGCAATAATCATGGCAATTGCAAAAACAGCGGCGATAACCGGAGCTGCGATAGCCAGGAAAGCCATAATTCCTGCACCTGCCGTTTCCGTAGTTCCGACGACGGAATTTCCCAGTCCGCCCGTTGTTGCAGTGGATGCAGCCCTGAGCCCTGCAAATCCTGAGCTGATGGTTACTGCCGTCCCGCCTCCGGCAATCAGGGCCAGAGCCCATTGCGGAAATGTTCCGAGGTCCGCAAACTGGCTGGCAAATAATATCGAGCCTGCGACCGTAGCCATAGGCACCGAAATGGTGTCCAGCAAGTGATCGACAAAAGGAATATAATAGGCTAAAATTTCCACAACTGTAGCAATTCCGGTAATAATCAGGGCCGGAAGCCCTGCAAGCCATTCAAAATGCTCATTCATGGGAATCCAGTGCAGATAGGATGACAGGCTTACGGCAAACATCGGAAGGAATACCCGGAATCCTGAAGCTGCGGCCAGGCCGATCCCGATAAATGCGCTCAGTAGATACGGTAAAAAAGGAATGTTATCTAACATGTTAATTTTCAGATTAATTGTTTTGCTTAAAGATACAAAAATGTATTCTTTTCCGTTTCACAATTTTCCGGTTTTAAAACAAACGGTTATCCGCTGTGTTTATAAAGAAAACCTCATTATCCAAAATGGCATGTTTGATATTCAATTTCAATTATATATTCAAAAGCAAAACCCTTGGCTTTAAACTGAAGTATCAGCCGATTAAATAAATCCTAAGCTTTTTTCTGGGCCTGGCAGAGTTTAATGAACTGTGCTTCCACATCCTGGAATTTCTGCGGCATTTCCTGGGAGACCCAGAAAAGCATCGCCAAGGATTTATCCCCGAAAGCCTCTTTAAACAGTTCCTTGTTCAGGCGGTAGCACTCGCGCAGAAGCCTTTTGATCCGGTTTCTGTGAACTGCTTTTTTAAAATATCTCTTGGAAACCGATACTGCAAATTTTGTATCATCAACAGGCGTGGCAGGTTTATTCTTCAGAACAATAATTCTGAGGTTCCCATGCGTTTTCCATTTACCTTTTTCAAAAAGTAAAGTAATCTCAGTTTTTTTCTTGAGTTTTTCGGCTCTGGGATATTTGAAATCTGTCATTTACGGACCGTAAATATAAGTTTTTTATTTTTACTTACTTATGTCACCCTTGCATTGATGCGGGGCAATTCGGAGATCTACTCTTTGTTCAACAGATGATTAATCACTTCCGAAGCCGTATACAGGCCGAAAATCGCAGGCATGTAGCTTATCGTTCCGTAGAATGAACGCTTGTAATTGCTTCCGTCAGTCATTTTAAGGCTCTCTTCATCCTGGATGTCATTAGCGAAAACACAGCGCACCCCTTTGTCTATTTTCTCTTTCTTAAGCCTTTTCCTTACCTGCCTGGCCAGGTGGCAGTGTTCCGTTTTGCTGATGTCCCTCACCATTACTTTGCTGGGATCTGTTTTCCCGCCTGCGCCCATTGAACTTACAATCTTTATTCTTCTTCTTTTGGCAGCGATGATCAGGCAGAGCTTCGGGGTAACACTGTCAATGCAGTCCAGGACATAATCGAACTTGTCCGAATCCAGCACTTCATCCATTCTCTCAGGATCCAGGAACTCATTGATTTTGGTCAGGCGAAGGTCGGGGTTAATATCCAGAAGCCTTTCAGCTACGATCTCTACCTTATGTCTTCCTACTGTTGAATGCAGAGCAGGCAGCTGCCTGTTGATATTCGTGATGTCTACCGTATCGCCGTCTGCGATGGTCATTTTTCCTATTCCGGCTCTTGCCAGGAATTCGGCCGCAAAGGAACCGACACCACCGAGGCCGACAACCAGAACCGTTGCCTGATTCAGCTTTTTTAAACCGTTTTCCTTAATAAGGAGCTCCGTTCTCTCCAGCCATTTCTTATCCATTTTTTATCGTCTCTAAATTTTCTAAAATCTGTTTATTCATTTTTTCCGTGGAAATGCCTCTGAGTTCCGAGGCTTTATCATACAGTTCCCCGATATTGAAATCTTCATTATCAGTTTCTAAAAAGATTCTTTCTGCAGGGATACTTTTAAAAGTATGCTGCAAAGATAAATTATACAGGAGTGCTTTTCCAAAACTCAGATAAAAATTATGGCGCAGCAGGTCGTCGGCAATGCTCTGTTTTTTATTGAAACCATGAATAATCATAGGCTGTTCGGCATATTTTTTAAGAGAAATCACTTCATAAAATTTTCTTACACAATGTATAATAACGGGTTTTCTGATTTCATTGGCTAACCTGATCTGTCTTAGAAAAACATCCTCCTGGATTTTCAGGTCCGTTTCTGCAAAAGAATCCAGTCCGCATTCGCCTACAGCAAAGCAATCTGCCGTAATATTTGATTCCAGCCACCTGAACTGGCCTTCAATATCTGCAGGATCAATATCTTTAGGATGAATCCCTATGGAATACGGGAAATTCACCGGATCTACCCTTAAACCGAGATTATAGATGCCGTTTGGCATATTTTTTTTATGATGATGAAAATCAAAAAACTCCATTTTCAAAAATAATATTAATTATAACCAAATCCTATTTCTTAAACGAACGTTTATCAGTTTGTTAAAAAATTCTTAACTTTACTAAAAGTGCACTGTATGAAGAAAAAATTTACCGAAAAACAAATTCATATACTGGATATTGCCGAAGAGCTGATTGCCAAAAAAGGGTACGAAGGAACATCTGTAAGGGATATCTGCTCGAAGGCCAATATCAATGTAGCGATGATTTCGTATTACTTTGGCTCCAAAGAAAAAATGATGTCCTACCTCTATCAGTACAGGGTATTGAAAACCAGAGAAAATTTTTCTGAATTTGCAGACACGATCAAAGACGGAAAGCCGGAAATGCAGATGAAAGAGATTATTAAATATATTGTTTCCCAGTTGTTCAAGTACAATTATTTCCATGGATTTGTTACCCAGGAGCTTCGCCATACCGATACTGTAAAGGGCGAACTGCTGGATTTTTATCAGATTTTTGTAAAAAAGCTGGATGAAGTTATTAAAAAGGGAGTGTCCTCCGGAGTTTTTACTTTTACACCGAAACCTGAAGATATCCTGACGACCATTATAGGGTCTACCTTATTCGTGATCAGGAACAGAAATTTCTATGAACTTTATGTTCCCAATAAGAGTGAAGAAACCTATGCCAAGGAAGCCGAGAAGAAAGTGAAAATGAATCTTTTAATGAGTGTTTTTGCCATTCTGGGCTATGCAGCAGACTAAAATTACGTTAAATAATCATAAAAAAAAATCTATTGGCAAAAAAGTTATATTTTTGCAAATTAGTAAATCGGCTGTATCATCCGAAAACTGTTGAATTTTTTATATGAAAAAATATATTTTAGGTGTTTTTGCTGTAGCGGTATTGTCATCTTGTGTGAGCCGGCAGGAAAAAGCAATGAAAAGTGCTGATAAAGACTTTATTCTGAAGGCAGCCAATGATAATTTTGCCAAAAAGAAATGGAAAAATGCATTAGCCCTTTACGACAGGCTGGCCAATCTTGTAGCCGGTACAGATGATTTCCCTAATGTAGGCTTTAATACGGCATATGCTAATTATTATGATAAAAACTATAAACTGGCAGGGCATCAGTTTAAAAATTTCGCGGTAAGTTTCCCGAAAGATCCGAGAGCGGAAGAAGCAGCTTATATGTCTGCATTGTGCTACTATGAAGGGTCTATGGATTATAACCTGGATCAGTCTACAACCCAGTCGGCTATTAATGAGCTCCAGGATTTCCTGAACAACTATCCCAATTCCGAAAGGTCTAAAAATATCAATACCCTTATTGATGAGCTTTCTTATAAGCTGGAACTTAAAGCTTATGAAAATGCAAAGCAGTATTTCAAGATGGGTGAATATAAGGCGGCAAACGTAGCGTTGGAAAATGTACTGGAAGACTTTCCGAGTACAAAGCTCCGTCCTCAGATTTATGATTATATCGTAAGGTCACGTTACGAGCTGGCGACAAAATCCGTTTATGACCTTAAAGACGAGCGTATTGAAAGTGCTTTGGCATTTACAAGACAGATCGAAAAAGAAATGCCGGATACTGAAGTTGCCAAAACAGCTTTGGATATCAGGCAGAAGCTTGAAAAAGAGAAAACTGATTTCGTTGTCGTAAAAAAACAGACGGAAGCAAGGATTGCCGTTTTAACGGAAAGACAGAAAAAACTGGAAGCACAGAACGCTGAAAAGTCTAAAACTGAGCAGCAGGTCAAGGATCAGCTGGATGCAGAGAAGAAGGCAATGCAGATCCAGAGGGACAGTGCGGCTATAAATACCCCGCCGCCGGCTGCCACTTTCAAGATTCAAAGATAATTCGTAAATTTGCGGACTTAATATAAATTAATATTCTCAAAATGAGTGTAAAAGATACAAAAGCAGAAGTAAATACCATTACTTACGATAAAGATAAGATTGAAGACAAGTTAGGATCAATCTATGAAGCGATTGTTATCATGGGAAAAAGAGCAGAGCAGATCAATGCTGAAATCCGTACGGAATTGCATAACAAGCTTGACGAGTTCGCTGTTCACAATTCTACATTGGAAGAAGTGTTCGAAAACAGAGAGCAGATCGAAATTTCAAAACATTACGAAAAACTCCCGAAACCAACTTCTATCGCTATCGAGGAATGGCTGAATGAAGACATCTACTTCAGGAAAACTGAAGAAAGAAAATAGAAATCAGTATGTTTTTATAAATAAAGGTCATAAAGGAAATCTTTTCTTTATGACCTTTGCTGTTTCAAAGGTTTATCATAAAAATTAAGTAATTTAGTATTCTTAAATTAAATCGTAATGGGTCTTGCCGGGAAAAAAATTCTTATCGCAGTTTCAGGAGGAATTGCAGCTTACAAAATTCACTTCCTGATCAGGGATTTTATCAAAAAAGGAGCTGAGGTTCAGATAATCATGACGGCTGATGCAGAACACTTTGTAACTAAGCTCAGCCTGTCCACATTATCTAAAAAACCGGTATACACAGACTTTTACAGTGACAACGGAACCTGGAACAGCCATGTGGAACTGGCTTTGTGGGCAGATGTGATGCTGATGGCACCATGTACGGCAAATACCCTGTCTAAAATGGTTCACGGGATGTGCGACAGCCTGCTTATGGCTACGTATATGTCTGCAAAATGTCCGGTTTTTATTGCTCCTGCAATGGATCTGGATATGTATATGCACCCTTCCACAAAGAAAAATTTAGAGCTGGCAGAAAGTTTTGGGCATCATATAATTCCTGCCGAACACGGCGAACTGGCAAGCGGGCTGGTCGGGCAGGGGAGAATGGCCGAACCCGGAACCATTGCAAAAACTGTTGAAGATTTTTTAAACTCAGATACCGTAAAAACACTGGAAGGGAAAACTGTTCTGATTACTGCCGGGCCCACCTATGAAGCTATTGATCCCGTGCGGTTCATCGGGAACCATTCTTCCGGGAAAATGGGCTTTTCCCTGGCAGAGGAAGCTTCAAAAAGAGGGGCCAGGGTTATTCTGGTTTCCGGCCCAAGTTCTGAGAAAGCCACAGGAAAAAATATTGACCTTCACAGGGTAACTTCAGCCAAAGAAATGCTGGCAAAAGTCCTGGAGTTTTATAATGTTGCAGATATCGGGATTGCAAGTGCAGCCGTTGCAGATTATGCTCCGAAAGAAGTGGCTCGGGAAAAAATAAAAAAAGAAGGTGAAAGCATGACCATCGAACTGGTCAAAAACCCGGATATCCTGAAAACAATGGGTGAAAGGAAAACCCATCAGTTCCTGGCAGGCTTCGCGCTGGAAACGCAGAATGAAGAAGAAAATGCAAAAGGGAAACTGGAAAAGAAAAACCTGGATATGATTGTGCTGAATTCCCTGCGTGACGAAGGGGCAGGGTTTAAAAATGATACCAATAAAATAAAAATATTTACCAGAACGGAAAAAAAGGAATTCAGCCTGAAATCCAAGGAAGAAGTGGCCGGGGATATCCTGGATTTTATTGAGATCCAACTTTTAAAATAATTTTAATAAATTTCCGTTCTTAATCTTTAATAAAAAATGAAAAAATTTTTAAGCATATTTTTACTCCTGTTCATAACCAATTTCGTTTTTTCCCAGGAATTACTGGCTACCGTTCAGGTAAACTCGCAGCAGCTGGGCGGAAGTAACCAGTCCGCGTACAAAGCTTTGGAGAAAAGCCTCAGGGATTTCATCAACAATACAAGCTGGACGGGGAAAAGACTTCAGAATTTTGAAAAGATCAAATCCAATTTTGCAATTGTCATCACAGAAAGAGAAGGGAACCGGTTCAGAGGAAATATTGTAGTACAGGCAGTCCGACCTGTTTTCAATACCACTTATGAATCTCCGCTGATCAACCTTCAGGATCAGCGATTTTCTTTCGATTATGTGGAAAATGAAAACCTCATCTTCAATGAAAGGCAGTTTTCAGGAAAAAACCTGATTGATGTGATCAGTTTTTATATATACCTTATCTTAGGCTATGATGCCGACAGTTTTCAGTCCATGGCAGGAACCCAGTGGTTCCAGAAAGCCCAGCAGATTGCCCAGAACGGAGAGTCACAGAATACCTATGACGGCTGGAAGCAGATCAATGAACCGAGAAGCCGTTCCATCCTGATTAAAGAAATCTTAAGCCCGAACTGGAACCAGCTGCGTGCAACGATGTACTCTTACCACAGGGCAGGCCTGGATAACCTGTTCAACCAGGATCAGACTGCCGCGAAAAAAGTTATTTTTGATGCACTGATGCAGCTGAAACAATATGAAAACTCTTTTCAGCAGGCCTATTTTTTTAATCTTTTTATGGATGCCAAAGCGGATGAAATATTCAATATATTCAATTCCGGGAATAATGGGGGGATTGTTCTGAGTGATCTGAAGAACGAGATGATCATTCTTTCGCCAAAAAATACAGAAGCCAGATGGAGCAAGTGGAAACAGTAATCTTATCTTGAATTCTGAAATCTAAAGTTCTATATTTGCAATAGCTAAAGTAACCGCTATTATCAATGCTTTCGAGAATTTACATTAAAAACTTTGCCCTGATTGATACCCTTGAAGTATCACTCAACAACGGCCTGCAGGTAATCACCGGGGAAACCGGTGCGGGGAAATCCATTATCTTAGGGGCTTTGCGGCTGATTCTCGGGGAAAGGGCGGATATAAAATCCATTTCAAATGCGCAGCAGAAAAGCATTGTAGAAACAGAGTT
The sequence above is a segment of the Chryseobacterium sp. JJR-5R genome. Coding sequences within it:
- a CDS encoding TetR/AcrR family transcriptional regulator; translated protein: MKKKFTEKQIHILDIAEELIAKKGYEGTSVRDICSKANINVAMISYYFGSKEKMMSYLYQYRVLKTRENFSEFADTIKDGKPEMQMKEIIKYIVSQLFKYNYFHGFVTQELRHTDTVKGELLDFYQIFVKKLDEVIKKGVSSGVFTFTPKPEDILTTIIGSTLFVIRNRNFYELYVPNKSEETYAKEAEKKVKMNLLMSVFAILGYAAD
- the rnpA gene encoding ribonuclease P protein component, producing MTDFKYPRAEKLKKKTEITLLFEKGKWKTHGNLRIIVLKNKPATPVDDTKFAVSVSKRYFKKAVHRNRIKRLLRECYRLNKELFKEAFGDKSLAMLFWVSQEMPQKFQDVEAQFIKLCQAQKKA
- the coaBC gene encoding bifunctional phosphopantothenoylcysteine decarboxylase/phosphopantothenate--cysteine ligase CoaBC — translated: MGLAGKKILIAVSGGIAAYKIHFLIRDFIKKGAEVQIIMTADAEHFVTKLSLSTLSKKPVYTDFYSDNGTWNSHVELALWADVMLMAPCTANTLSKMVHGMCDSLLMATYMSAKCPVFIAPAMDLDMYMHPSTKKNLELAESFGHHIIPAEHGELASGLVGQGRMAEPGTIAKTVEDFLNSDTVKTLEGKTVLITAGPTYEAIDPVRFIGNHSSGKMGFSLAEEASKRGARVILVSGPSSEKATGKNIDLHRVTSAKEMLAKVLEFYNVADIGIASAAVADYAPKEVAREKIKKEGESMTIELVKNPDILKTMGERKTHQFLAGFALETQNEEENAKGKLEKKNLDMIVLNSLRDEGAGFKNDTNKIKIFTRTEKKEFSLKSKEEVAGDILDFIEIQLLK
- a CDS encoding DUF4126 domain-containing protein, whose product is MLDNIPFLPYLLSAFIGIGLAAASGFRVFLPMFAVSLSSYLHWIPMNEHFEWLAGLPALIITGIATVVEILAYYIPFVDHLLDTISVPMATVAGSILFASQFADLGTFPQWALALIAGGGTAVTISSGFAGLRAASTATTGGLGNSVVGTTETAGAGIMAFLAIAAPVIAAVFAIAMIIAVIFFGRKAWRKLRKRKNVINHL
- a CDS encoding DUF4835 family protein, giving the protein MKKFLSIFLLLFITNFVFSQELLATVQVNSQQLGGSNQSAYKALEKSLRDFINNTSWTGKRLQNFEKIKSNFAIVITEREGNRFRGNIVVQAVRPVFNTTYESPLINLQDQRFSFDYVENENLIFNERQFSGKNLIDVISFYIYLILGYDADSFQSMAGTQWFQKAQQIAQNGESQNTYDGWKQINEPRSRSILIKEILSPNWNQLRATMYSYHRAGLDNLFNQDQTAAKKVIFDALMQLKQYENSFQQAYFFNLFMDAKADEIFNIFNSGNNGGIVLSDLKNEMIILSPKNTEARWSKWKQ
- a CDS encoding tRNA threonylcarbamoyladenosine dehydratase, which codes for MDKKWLERTELLIKENGLKKLNQATVLVVGLGGVGSFAAEFLARAGIGKMTIADGDTVDITNINRQLPALHSTVGRHKVEIVAERLLDINPDLRLTKINEFLDPERMDEVLDSDKFDYVLDCIDSVTPKLCLIIAAKRRRIKIVSSMGAGGKTDPSKVMVRDISKTEHCHLARQVRKRLKKEKIDKGVRCVFANDIQDEESLKMTDGSNYKRSFYGTISYMPAIFGLYTASEVINHLLNKE
- a CDS encoding LptE family protein, encoding MNFKNKNITFKMSGFAWMLLLCLGILNSCYSFTGSSLTDEKTIQINEFPNNAPLVNPTLSQQFSTDIQNRFLQRTTLKGTKENPDILVEGEITDYSITPTTISSTTTTNQSTGGVVQESQNKLTITVKVHYENKLHPDVSFDRSYSDEAVFNSSLSQSEIEGSQVKIATDRIINKIFNDIVANW
- a CDS encoding outer membrane protein assembly factor BamD; translation: MKKYILGVFAVAVLSSCVSRQEKAMKSADKDFILKAANDNFAKKKWKNALALYDRLANLVAGTDDFPNVGFNTAYANYYDKNYKLAGHQFKNFAVSFPKDPRAEEAAYMSALCYYEGSMDYNLDQSTTQSAINELQDFLNNYPNSERSKNINTLIDELSYKLELKAYENAKQYFKMGEYKAANVALENVLEDFPSTKLRPQIYDYIVRSRYELATKSVYDLKDERIESALAFTRQIEKEMPDTEVAKTALDIRQKLEKEKTDFVVVKKQTEARIAVLTERQKKLEAQNAEKSKTEQQVKDQLDAEKKAMQIQRDSAAINTPPPAATFKIQR
- a CDS encoding TatD family hydrolase, whose protein sequence is MPNGIYNLGLRVDPVNFPYSIGIHPKDIDPADIEGQFRWLESNITADCFAVGECGLDSFAETDLKIQEDVFLRQIRLANEIRKPVIIHCVRKFYEVISLKKYAEQPMIIHGFNKKQSIADDLLRHNFYLSFGKALLYNLSLQHTFKSIPAERIFLETDNEDFNIGELYDKASELRGISTEKMNKQILENLETIKNG
- a CDS encoding DNA-directed RNA polymerase subunit omega, with amino-acid sequence MSVKDTKAEVNTITYDKDKIEDKLGSIYEAIVIMGKRAEQINAEIRTELHNKLDEFAVHNSTLEEVFENREQIEISKHYEKLPKPTSIAIEEWLNEDIYFRKTEERK